One Gammaproteobacteria bacterium DNA segment encodes these proteins:
- a CDS encoding alpha/beta fold hydrolase: protein MIARPSLRALCWVFLLFMLGPVSAGAEVVVLVHGYLGDRDSWAEAEIPKALTGAGWVHGGHVLTTPQGARLQPFTRRPVTPSFFAVELPSEAPLAFQAGRLADAMAELTRHFPDQEFILVGHSAGGVVARLYVVTQPEAPVGGLVTIASPHLGTSKAGLGLMAGQSPLGMMAPFVGLGGLNRSQGLFADLLPARPRSTLFWLNHQEHPDIPYVSIVRREGGWKDGDLVVPEASQHLGNVPALQGRARSVMSDGGHLLTPRDGPLLVRILAGL from the coding sequence ATGATCGCCAGACCTTCTCTGCGCGCCCTGTGTTGGGTGTTCCTGCTCTTCATGCTGGGCCCGGTCTCTGCCGGGGCCGAGGTGGTGGTGCTGGTGCATGGCTACCTGGGGGACCGGGACAGCTGGGCCGAGGCCGAGATCCCCAAGGCCCTGACGGGCGCCGGCTGGGTCCATGGCGGCCACGTGCTCACCACGCCCCAGGGTGCGCGGCTCCAGCCTTTCACCCGCCGACCGGTAACCCCCAGCTTCTTCGCGGTGGAGCTGCCCTCCGAGGCCCCCCTGGCCTTCCAGGCCGGGCGCCTGGCCGACGCCATGGCCGAGCTTACGCGCCATTTTCCAGATCAGGAGTTCATCCTCGTGGGCCACTCCGCCGGCGGCGTGGTGGCCCGGCTCTACGTGGTCACCCAGCCGGAGGCCCCCGTGGGTGGGCTCGTCACCATCGCCAGCCCCCACCTCGGCACCAGCAAGGCGGGTCTCGGCCTCATGGCCGGCCAGAGTCCCCTGGGCATGATGGCCCCCTTCGTAGGGCTCGGCGGCCTCAACCGCTCCCAGGGCCTGTTCGCCGATCTCCTGCCGGCCCGTCCCCGCAGCACGCTTTTCTGGCTCAACCACCAGGAGCATCCCGACATACCCTACGTCTCCATCGTGCGCCGCGAGGGCGGCTGGAAGGACGGTGACCTGGTGGTGCCGGAGGCCAGCCAGCACCTCGGCAACGTCCCCGCGTTGCAGGGCCGCGCCCGCTCCGTGATGAGCGACGGCGGCCACCTCCTGACCCCCCGGGACGGCCCCCTGCTGGTGCGCATCCTGGCCGGTCTGTGA
- the prmB gene encoding 50S ribosomal protein L3 N(5)-glutamine methyltransferase translates to MTTDPFHLPEPFQSAARELATVADFIRWGASRLNEAGVFFGHGTDNALDEAAALVLHALHLDPAPPVEVFGARLTEAEKGTVLGLLRRRVEDRVPLPYLTHEAWFAGLPFYVDERVLVPRSPIAELIETGFEPWVAGDEVKAVLEIGTGSGCIAIACAMAFPHARVDATDISDQSLDVALENVKRHGLVERVHLHRADVFQGLEPAAGYDIIVSNPPYVDRRELRRMPAEYRREPLLGLEAGEDGLDVVRRILEGAPRFLAPGGILVVEVGASRPALEAAYPNLPFYWPDFERGGEGVFILEAAAISGTVY, encoded by the coding sequence ATGACCACCGACCCCTTCCACCTCCCCGAACCCTTTCAGTCCGCCGCCCGGGAGCTCGCCACCGTCGCCGACTTCATCCGCTGGGGGGCGAGCCGGCTCAACGAGGCGGGGGTGTTCTTCGGCCACGGCACGGACAATGCCCTGGACGAGGCGGCGGCCCTCGTGCTCCATGCCCTGCATCTCGATCCCGCACCCCCCGTGGAGGTGTTCGGCGCGCGGCTCACGGAGGCGGAGAAGGGCACGGTGCTGGGGCTGTTGCGACGGCGCGTGGAGGATCGGGTGCCGCTGCCCTATCTGACCCACGAGGCCTGGTTCGCGGGCCTGCCCTTTTACGTGGACGAGCGGGTGCTGGTGCCGCGTTCACCCATCGCCGAACTCATCGAGACGGGCTTCGAGCCCTGGGTCGCCGGCGATGAAGTGAAGGCGGTGCTGGAGATCGGTACCGGCAGTGGCTGCATCGCCATCGCCTGCGCCATGGCCTTTCCCCATGCCCGGGTGGATGCCACGGACATATCGGACCAGTCCCTCGACGTGGCCCTGGAGAACGTCAAGCGCCATGGCCTGGTGGAGCGGGTGCACCTGCATCGCGCGGATGTATTCCAGGGCTTGGAGCCCGCCGCGGGCTACGACATCATCGTCAGCAACCCGCCCTATGTGGACCGTCGCGAACTGCGCCGTATGCCGGCGGAGTACCGCCGCGAGCCCCTGCTGGGCCTGGAGGCGGGGGAGGACGGGTTGGATGTGGTGCGGCGCATCCTGGAGGGCGCCCCCCGTTTCCTGGCCCCCGGTGGGATCCTGGTGGTGGAGGTGGGGGCCAGCCGCCCCGCCCTGGAGGCCGCCTATCCCAACCTGCCTTTCTACTGGCCCGATTTCGAGCGCGGTGGCGAGGGCGTGTTCATCCTCGAGGCCGCCGCTATTTCGGGGACAGTATACTAA
- the hemN gene encoding oxygen-independent coproporphyrinogen III oxidase, giving the protein MLQGEASVIFDPDLIRRYDKSGPRYTSYPTAVQFTDGFGEEEYVAFARDSNAEPIPRPLSLYFHLPFCDTICFYCACNKVVTKNRNRATDYLSHLYREIAIQAALFDTDRVVDQLHWGGGTPTFISHPQMRELMEITSRFFRLRDDDEGEYSIEIDPREAGSDTVALLRELGFNRMSLGIQDFDPAVQQAVNRIQSVDETATVLDAARAEGFKSVSVDLIYGLPLQDVVSFGRTLDTIIDMDPDRLSLFNYAHLPELFKTQRQIDAAQLPPPEEKLAILDMAIQRLTDAGYVFIGMDHFAKPGDELAVAQRNRTLYRNFQGYSTHAECDLVAMGVSAISMVGESYSQNMKTLDGYYERIGGSRLPVFRGVELEPDDVLRRQVISTLICHFELLFAPIETRWNIQFNHYFASELAELEAMAADGLLEVSSWGIRVSLQGKLLIRNICMVFDRYLREAREGHRYSKVI; this is encoded by the coding sequence ATGTTACAGGGAGAGGCGTCGGTCATATTCGATCCGGACCTGATACGGCGCTATGACAAATCCGGGCCGCGCTACACCTCCTATCCCACCGCCGTGCAGTTCACCGACGGCTTCGGGGAGGAGGAGTACGTCGCGTTCGCCCGCGATAGCAACGCCGAGCCCATCCCGCGGCCCCTGTCCCTTTATTTCCACCTGCCCTTCTGCGACACCATCTGTTTCTACTGTGCCTGCAACAAGGTGGTTACCAAGAATCGTAACCGGGCCACCGACTACCTGAGTCACCTGTACCGCGAGATCGCCATTCAGGCGGCCTTGTTCGATACTGACCGAGTGGTGGACCAGCTCCACTGGGGCGGCGGCACACCCACCTTCATCAGCCACCCGCAGATGCGGGAGCTGATGGAGATCACGAGCCGTTTCTTCCGCCTGCGGGACGATGACGAGGGGGAGTATTCAATCGAGATCGACCCGCGGGAGGCGGGGAGCGACACCGTGGCCCTGCTGCGGGAACTGGGTTTCAACCGCATGAGCCTCGGGATCCAGGACTTCGACCCGGCGGTCCAGCAGGCGGTGAACCGCATTCAGTCGGTGGACGAGACTGCCACAGTGCTGGATGCCGCCCGCGCCGAGGGCTTCAAGTCGGTGAGCGTGGACCTCATCTACGGCCTGCCGTTGCAGGACGTGGTCAGCTTCGGGCGCACCCTGGACACCATCATCGATATGGATCCGGACCGCCTGTCCCTGTTCAACTATGCTCATCTGCCGGAACTGTTCAAGACCCAGCGCCAGATCGATGCCGCCCAGTTGCCGCCGCCGGAGGAGAAGCTCGCCATCCTGGATATGGCCATCCAGCGCCTCACCGACGCCGGTTATGTGTTCATCGGCATGGACCATTTCGCCAAGCCGGGGGACGAGCTGGCGGTGGCCCAGCGCAACCGCACCCTCTACCGCAACTTCCAGGGCTATTCCACCCACGCGGAATGCGACCTGGTGGCCATGGGCGTGTCCGCCATCAGCATGGTGGGCGAGAGCTACAGCCAGAACATGAAGACCCTGGATGGCTACTACGAGCGCATCGGCGGCAGCCGCCTGCCGGTGTTCAGGGGTGTGGAGTTGGAGCCCGACGACGTGTTGCGCCGCCAGGTGATTTCCACCCTCATCTGCCACTTCGAACTGCTCTTCGCCCCCATAGAGACGCGCTGGAACATTCAGTTCAACCACTACTTCGCCAGCGAGTTGGCGGAACTCGAGGCTATGGCCGCCGACGGCCTGCTGGAGGTCTCGTCCTGGGGGATCCGCGTCTCCCTTCAGGGTAAGCTGCTCATTCGTAATATTTGCATGGTGTTCGACCGCTACCTGCGGGAGGCCCGGGAAGGCCATCGTTACTCCAAGGTCATCTGA
- a CDS encoding type II toxin-antitoxin system HicA family toxin, which yields MIDCLQRLGFEVREGKKSGHRVFVHHGIQAFRSGAFTCGHGKNPEIKPAYVTQIIRLIRRYESEFIELLEQDHDH from the coding sequence ATGATCGATTGCCTGCAGCGGCTGGGGTTCGAGGTGCGGGAAGGCAAGAAATCGGGGCACCGGGTGTTCGTTCACCATGGTATCCAGGCATTTCGTTCCGGCGCTTTCACCTGCGGCCACGGCAAGAACCCGGAGATTAAGCCCGCCTACGTCACCCAGATCATACGGTTGATTCGGCGCTATGAATCGGAGTTTATCGAACTCCTGGAGCAAGACCATGACCATTGA
- the ltrA gene encoding group II intron reverse transcriptase/maturase: MSLTTPEKIRTLQRKLYVKAKQEPAFRFYALYDKVYRADTLGHAYDRVRSNRGAPGIDGVTCEAIEAGVGRDAYLAELQRELEQKTYGADGVRRVWIPKPDGSERPLGIPTIRDRIVQMALKLVVEPIFEADFCEHSYGFRPQRSAHDAVKAVTDGLFQGKTQIIDADLSKYFDTIPHAKLMAVVAERLADGGVLALIQQWLKAPVIEEDGRGKQRPSGGKGNRKGTPQGGVVSPLLANLYLHLLDRIWERHDLERRLGARLVRYADDAVILCRGDTAPAMAVLETVLTRLELTLNREKTHEVDARRQAFDFLGFSIKWARSRRTGNGYPHVEPSRRAERRIKARIKELTARRRTPVPMPRMITEVNQVLRGWSGYFHYGNCTKAFGRVRWFTEERVRTQLRRRHKVRTRTRGYERFPYAHLHDALGLLKLSHKAGWRSAHALA, from the coding sequence ATGTCGCTAACAACTCCGGAAAAGATCAGGACGCTGCAGAGGAAGCTCTACGTCAAGGCCAAGCAAGAGCCGGCGTTTCGCTTCTACGCCTTGTATGACAAGGTCTATCGGGCAGACACTCTCGGTCACGCCTATGATCGTGTCAGGTCCAATCGGGGCGCGCCAGGAATCGATGGTGTGACCTGTGAGGCCATCGAGGCGGGGGTCGGAAGAGACGCCTACTTGGCGGAATTGCAACGGGAACTGGAGCAGAAGACGTACGGCGCGGACGGCGTGCGTCGGGTCTGGATACCCAAGCCGGATGGCAGTGAGCGCCCATTGGGGATCCCCACAATCCGGGATCGGATCGTACAGATGGCGCTCAAGCTGGTGGTGGAGCCGATCTTCGAGGCTGATTTCTGCGAGCACTCCTATGGATTTCGCCCGCAGCGCTCGGCCCATGATGCGGTGAAGGCCGTCACCGACGGTCTGTTTCAGGGAAAGACCCAAATCATCGATGCGGATCTATCGAAGTATTTCGATACGATCCCGCACGCCAAGCTCATGGCCGTGGTTGCCGAGCGCCTTGCCGATGGAGGCGTCCTCGCCCTCATTCAGCAATGGCTCAAGGCCCCGGTCATCGAAGAGGATGGGCGAGGCAAGCAACGCCCGAGTGGCGGTAAAGGGAATCGGAAAGGGACGCCGCAAGGCGGGGTTGTTTCCCCGCTGCTGGCCAATCTTTATCTACATCTGCTGGACCGGATTTGGGAACGGCACGACTTGGAACGGCGGTTAGGGGCGCGCCTCGTGCGTTACGCTGACGATGCCGTGATTCTGTGTCGTGGGGACACCGCGCCGGCCATGGCGGTGCTTGAGACGGTGCTGACACGCCTGGAGTTGACGCTCAACCGGGAGAAAACCCACGAGGTCGATGCCCGCCGACAGGCGTTCGACTTTCTTGGCTTCAGCATCAAATGGGCACGCAGCCGACGAACCGGCAACGGCTACCCTCACGTTGAGCCGAGCCGTCGCGCCGAACGAAGGATCAAGGCGCGCATCAAGGAACTCACCGCGCGGCGCCGCACCCCGGTGCCGATGCCGCGTATGATCACGGAAGTGAACCAAGTGCTACGCGGCTGGTCGGGCTACTTCCACTACGGCAACTGCACCAAGGCTTTCGGACGCGTCCGGTGGTTCACTGAGGAACGCGTGCGTACCCAACTGCGGCGGCGTCACAAAGTGCGCACTCGCACGCGCGGTTACGAACGCTTTCCCTACGCCCACCTCCACGACGCCCTTGGATTACTCAAGCTATCCCACAAAGCAGGCTGGCGCTCAGCGCATGCCTTGGCGTGA
- the rimO gene encoding 30S ribosomal protein S12 methylthiotransferase RimO translates to MNDALSLSDAAAPRVGFVSLGCAKATVDSEHILTRLRAEGYRIVPSYEDAQLVIVNTCGFIDAAVEESLEAIGEALEENGRVVVTGCLGAKGDVVSRTHPAVLAVTGPHAPGAVMDAVHRHLPAPHHPFTSLVPPQGVRLTPGHYAYLKISEGCNHHCSFCIIPSMRGRLVSRPAGDVMAEAEGLVQAGVGELLVISQDTSAYGVDRRYRSDIWGGRPLKTRITELAAALGGLGAWVRLHYVYPYPHVDELVELMAAGAILPYLDVPLQHASPRVLKAMCRPADAEDMARRIAAWRALCPRIALRSTFIVGFPGETEAEFGDLLDFLAAARLDRVGAFTYSAVEGAAANALGDPVPEELKEERLARLMEAQGAISRERLAARHGEVTEVVVDEVAPEAALCRSDLEAPDVDGVIIVEAPGDMAVGRRYPVRIVDSDEHDLWGERIGW, encoded by the coding sequence GTGAACGACGCCCTGTCCCTCAGCGATGCCGCCGCCCCCCGGGTGGGCTTCGTCAGCCTGGGCTGTGCCAAGGCCACGGTGGATTCCGAGCACATCCTCACCCGGTTGCGGGCCGAGGGCTACCGCATCGTGCCGAGCTACGAAGACGCCCAGTTGGTGATCGTCAACACCTGCGGCTTCATCGATGCGGCGGTGGAGGAGTCCCTGGAGGCCATCGGCGAGGCCCTGGAAGAGAACGGGCGGGTGGTGGTCACCGGTTGCCTGGGGGCCAAGGGGGACGTGGTCAGCCGCACCCATCCCGCGGTGCTGGCGGTCACCGGGCCCCACGCCCCCGGCGCCGTGATGGACGCCGTCCACCGCCACCTGCCGGCGCCCCACCATCCCTTCACCAGCCTGGTGCCGCCCCAGGGCGTGCGCCTCACGCCGGGCCATTATGCGTATCTCAAGATCAGCGAGGGCTGCAACCACCATTGCAGCTTCTGCATCATTCCCAGCATGCGCGGCCGCCTGGTGAGCCGCCCCGCCGGCGACGTCATGGCCGAGGCCGAGGGCCTGGTGCAGGCCGGCGTGGGGGAGTTGCTGGTGATCAGCCAGGACACCAGCGCCTACGGCGTGGATCGGCGTTACCGCAGCGACATCTGGGGTGGCCGGCCCCTCAAGACCCGCATCACCGAACTGGCCGCCGCCCTCGGGGGCCTCGGCGCGTGGGTCCGCCTGCACTACGTCTACCCCTATCCCCACGTGGACGAGCTGGTGGAACTCATGGCGGCGGGCGCCATCCTGCCCTACCTGGACGTCCCCCTGCAGCACGCCAGTCCCCGGGTCCTCAAGGCCATGTGCCGCCCCGCGGACGCCGAGGACATGGCCCGGCGCATCGCTGCCTGGCGGGCCCTGTGTCCGCGCATCGCCCTGCGCAGCACCTTCATCGTCGGCTTTCCCGGCGAGACCGAGGCGGAGTTTGGGGATTTGCTGGATTTCCTCGCCGCGGCCCGCCTCGACCGCGTGGGGGCCTTCACCTACTCAGCCGTGGAGGGCGCCGCGGCCAATGCCCTCGGAGACCCCGTGCCCGAGGAGCTCAAAGAGGAGCGTCTGGCCCGCCTCATGGAAGCCCAGGGCGCCATCAGCCGGGAGCGCCTGGCCGCCCGCCACGGCGAGGTCACCGAGGTGGTGGTGGACGAAGTGGCCCCCGAGGCCGCCCTGTGTCGCAGCGACCTGGAGGCCCCGGACGTGGACGGCGTGATCATCGTCGAGGCCCCCGGCGATATGGCCGTGGGCCGGCGCTATCCGGTGCGCATCGTGGACTCGGATGAGCATGATTTGTGGGGGGAAAGGATAGGATGGTGA
- a CDS encoding ISKra4 family transposase codes for MQKAYTKVEPTTFDEFTATRDQLERVISRLRSPEASNQRHDELESMIHQEGQELCRLLYQAGLDVRSNEEVKREAVTGHDNVVRTYYREGCERQIESMFGEVIYRRKGYSHPQGECLFPLDEALNMPKRKYTYGLRACISLAVCQNAFDASLEGLSTLIEGKIPKRQAQELVSEVSTDFEAFYAQRAITPVQLPGTVLVMSQDGKGIALRHEDLREATRKAAQQEHHTLCTRLSTGEKRNRKRMATVATVYDVAPHVRSAVDVIGRQGEDGKPSRKDAPKAQNKRVWASIEADMERVTEQIVEESLRRDPKRERPWVMLVDGHKDQIKVIKRVFKRHAIKVPLILDFIHVLEYLWRATWCFFDSKDKEQAQAAEHWVLEKAQAILEGRSGPVAAGIRIKAKRCALSAKKQEVIATVANYLTNHTAMLRYDQFMQQGYPIATGVIEGACRHLIADRFEITGARWSLKTAEGILRLRAIRASGDWDRYQAFHKKQEWKRNHLQRFHGPETQAMVWAE; via the coding sequence GTGCAAAAAGCATATACGAAAGTCGAGCCGACCACATTCGATGAATTCACCGCAACGAGGGATCAGCTAGAGCGAGTGATCAGCCGTTTGCGGTCGCCTGAAGCGTCCAATCAGCGCCATGACGAACTGGAAAGCATGATCCACCAGGAAGGGCAGGAGCTGTGCCGGCTGCTGTATCAGGCGGGGCTTGATGTGCGCTCGAATGAAGAGGTGAAGCGGGAAGCCGTGACGGGCCATGACAACGTCGTGCGCACCTATTACCGGGAAGGCTGCGAGCGCCAGATAGAGAGTATGTTTGGCGAAGTCATCTATCGCAGAAAGGGTTACAGCCACCCCCAGGGTGAGTGTCTTTTTCCGCTGGATGAAGCCCTCAATATGCCGAAGAGGAAGTACACCTACGGTCTGAGGGCATGTATCAGTCTGGCCGTGTGTCAGAACGCATTCGATGCCTCGCTTGAAGGACTGTCCACTTTGATAGAGGGCAAGATACCGAAGCGTCAGGCACAAGAGCTGGTGTCGGAGGTGAGCACGGATTTCGAGGCATTCTACGCCCAGCGCGCCATCACGCCGGTACAGTTGCCGGGCACCGTGCTGGTGATGAGCCAGGATGGCAAGGGGATCGCGCTACGTCATGAGGATCTGCGCGAGGCCACACGCAAAGCGGCACAGCAGGAGCACCATACGCTGTGTACGCGTCTGAGCACGGGGGAGAAACGCAACCGCAAGCGCATGGCGACGGTAGCCACGGTCTATGATGTGGCGCCCCACGTTCGCTCAGCGGTGGACGTGATAGGGAGACAGGGGGAGGACGGTAAGCCTTCACGCAAGGACGCGCCGAAGGCGCAGAACAAGCGAGTATGGGCCTCGATCGAAGCAGACATGGAGCGGGTCACGGAGCAAATTGTGGAGGAATCCCTGCGCCGGGATCCGAAACGCGAGCGGCCTTGGGTGATGCTGGTTGACGGGCACAAGGACCAAATCAAGGTAATCAAGCGGGTGTTCAAGCGACACGCCATTAAGGTCCCGCTGATCCTGGACTTCATCCATGTCCTGGAATACCTGTGGCGCGCGACCTGGTGCTTCTTTGACAGCAAAGATAAGGAGCAGGCGCAGGCGGCCGAGCACTGGGTGTTGGAGAAGGCGCAAGCCATCCTTGAAGGACGTTCCGGCCCAGTGGCGGCCGGGATAAGGATCAAGGCCAAGCGCTGCGCGCTGTCAGCGAAGAAGCAAGAGGTCATCGCGACAGTGGCGAATTACTTGACCAACCATACTGCGATGTTGCGTTACGACCAGTTCATGCAACAGGGTTACCCGATAGCAACCGGCGTGATCGAAGGCGCGTGCCGCCATCTGATTGCTGATCGGTTCGAAATAACGGGGGCGCGTTGGTCGCTAAAAACCGCGGAGGGCATCCTTCGGCTTCGTGCGATCCGCGCCAGTGGCGACTGGGATAGGTATCAGGCATTCCACAAGAAGCAGGAGTGGAAAAGAAACCACCTTCAGCGCTTCCACGGGCCGGAAACACAAGCCATGGTTTGGGCGGAATGA
- a CDS encoding toxin-antitoxin system HicB family antitoxin → MTIDAHTYNITVRRGDFDGETLFEARVRELPDLVEYGESYDEAYELAVDAVETTAEAWAEQGRTLPRPIEPADDYSGRVTLRIAKSFHRALVEAAEAEGVSLNQHLVNVLTYYSGFAAGQRHEGGSPWESVGRPAMDRTKSRRHLRLVRATELSEVV, encoded by the coding sequence ATGACCATTGACGCCCACACCTACAACATCACCGTTCGTCGCGGCGACTTCGACGGGGAGACGCTGTTCGAGGCTCGGGTGCGAGAGTTGCCCGACCTAGTGGAGTATGGGGAAAGCTACGACGAGGCCTATGAACTCGCCGTCGATGCCGTCGAAACCACCGCCGAGGCCTGGGCGGAGCAGGGCCGGACGCTGCCCCGGCCCATCGAGCCCGCCGATGACTACAGCGGCCGGGTGACCCTGCGTATTGCGAAGAGCTTCCATCGCGCCCTGGTGGAGGCGGCCGAGGCCGAGGGCGTCAGCCTCAATCAGCACCTGGTCAACGTCCTGACCTATTACTCCGGCTTCGCCGCCGGCCAGCGGCACGAGGGCGGATCTCCCTGGGAGAGCGTGGGTCGTCCCGCGATGGACAGGACGAAGTCTAGGCGGCACCTCAGGCTGGTTCGTGCCACCGAACTTTCAGAGGTGGTCTAG